The Natrinema salaciae genome includes a window with the following:
- a CDS encoding nucleoside recognition protein, translating to MQSLLSVLLEEALPRVLTISLLIGAGVGLANLAVAYGLVAVVARAGRYLTEPANLPPAVGTAVLTNAVSVTAGYGMLAEFREEALLDDRATLIAVVVNTFFGFVQHIFTYYGPVLVPILGLRVGLMYVGARAGISLAITLVGLLAGAVLLRGYEYDSTALEPDAPGEEPRTNREKLRTAGEDTLERLRSIVPRLAVVYSLVFVALEYSERILAAFASAGIDDPGAVLAPIAGLVGLPGAAVPVILVSLVDPTTGAITVAPMIGDVLTPDEAVIALLVGSLVSLTIGTVKRSIPFQFGIWGAAFGTKVIVVNVCLKAAFILVTIGVFVLV from the coding sequence GTGCAGTCACTCCTCTCCGTGTTGCTCGAAGAGGCGCTCCCGCGCGTGCTGACAATCAGCCTGCTGATCGGCGCGGGCGTCGGGCTGGCGAATCTCGCCGTGGCGTACGGCCTCGTCGCCGTCGTCGCCCGCGCGGGCCGCTATCTCACGGAGCCGGCGAACTTGCCGCCGGCAGTCGGGACGGCCGTCCTGACGAACGCGGTCTCGGTGACGGCGGGGTACGGCATGCTCGCGGAGTTTCGCGAGGAGGCGCTCCTCGACGACCGGGCGACCCTGATCGCCGTCGTCGTCAACACGTTCTTCGGGTTCGTCCAGCACATCTTCACCTACTACGGGCCCGTCCTCGTGCCGATCCTGGGGCTCCGCGTCGGCCTCATGTACGTCGGTGCACGCGCCGGCATCTCGCTCGCGATCACCCTCGTCGGCCTGCTCGCCGGCGCCGTCCTCCTCCGGGGCTACGAGTACGACAGTACCGCGCTCGAGCCCGACGCACCCGGCGAGGAACCGCGAACGAACCGGGAGAAGCTCCGAACGGCCGGGGAGGATACCCTCGAGCGCCTGCGCTCGATCGTCCCCCGGCTCGCGGTCGTCTACTCGCTCGTCTTCGTCGCACTCGAGTACTCGGAGCGGATTCTCGCCGCGTTCGCGTCGGCGGGGATCGACGATCCGGGTGCAGTGCTCGCGCCGATCGCCGGGCTAGTGGGCCTGCCGGGGGCCGCGGTGCCGGTGATCCTCGTCTCGCTGGTCGATCCGACGACCGGCGCGATCACCGTCGCACCCATGATCGGCGACGTGTTGACGCCGGACGAGGCGGTGATCGCGCTGCTCGTCGGGAGCCTCGTCTCGCTGACGATCGGGACCGTCAAGCGCTCGATCCCCTTCCAGTTCGGGATCTGGGGCGCAGCGTTCGGAACGAAAGTGATCGTCGTCAACGTCTGTCTGAAGGCCGCGTTCATCCTCGTCACGATCGGCGTCTTCGTCCTCGTCTAG
- a CDS encoding NADPH-dependent FMN reductase, with translation MSDSDVRVAALCGSLRDESHTRTALEHVLSTAEQAGATTELLDLREYELPIFDADRDRSAAGDAEQLAARVRAADTIVLGSPMYHGSYASPLKTALDYCGFDEFADKTVGLLAVSGGAFPVTALEHMRSVCRALNAWVIPHEAAVPNASAAVEDGEFVDPKLEKRVRTLGRRAVQYASIEPDPDSFESDQNVGAQGK, from the coding sequence ATGAGCGACAGCGACGTTCGCGTGGCTGCACTCTGTGGCAGCCTCCGCGACGAGAGCCACACTCGGACCGCACTCGAGCACGTCCTCTCGACCGCCGAGCAGGCCGGCGCGACCACCGAACTGCTCGATCTCCGGGAGTACGAGTTGCCGATTTTCGACGCGGACCGCGACCGCAGCGCGGCGGGCGACGCCGAGCAATTGGCCGCGCGCGTTCGGGCGGCCGACACGATCGTCCTCGGCTCGCCGATGTACCACGGCTCGTACGCCTCGCCGCTGAAGACCGCGCTCGACTACTGCGGGTTCGACGAGTTCGCGGACAAAACCGTCGGCCTCCTCGCGGTCTCGGGCGGGGCCTTCCCCGTGACGGCTCTCGAGCACATGCGATCGGTCTGTCGGGCGTTGAACGCGTGGGTCATTCCCCACGAGGCGGCGGTCCCGAACGCGAGCGCGGCCGTCGAGGACGGCGAGTTCGTCGATCCGAAACTCGAGAAGCGGGTCCGAACGCTGGGTCGACGGGCGGTCCAGTACGCGTCGATCGAGCCTGATCCGGACTCCTTCGAGAGCGACCAGAACGTGGGCGCACAGGGGAAGTGA
- a CDS encoding DNA-methyltransferase, with the protein MKTTHRVFVGDSRDLADVADESVELVVTSPPYPMIEMWDDLFTELDPAIGEALAAGDGRDAFDAMHARLDAVWDELERVLVDGGIACINVGDATRSVDGSFRVYSNHARVLEAFEERGFDPLPDVLWRKPANSAAKFMGSGMIPPNAYVTLEHEYILVFRKGAESRSFEPRADRRYEAAYFWEERNRWFTDVWTDVTGALQSIETVDDELRERSAAYPLEIPYRLICMYSAYGDTVLDPFWGTGTTTLAAMCAGRSSVGSELEDAFLEVFDEGVDEVPALSRSIGRARLERHREFVERRREEGSGFEYEADYYETPVVTAMERGIQLREVRTVDEIDDGYRVEHAPLTLE; encoded by the coding sequence ATGAAGACGACCCACCGCGTGTTCGTCGGTGACTCTCGCGACCTCGCGGACGTGGCCGACGAGTCCGTCGAACTCGTTGTCACGTCCCCGCCGTATCCGATGATCGAGATGTGGGACGACCTCTTCACCGAGCTCGATCCCGCGATCGGCGAGGCGCTGGCCGCCGGGGACGGCCGCGACGCGTTCGACGCGATGCACGCCCGGCTCGACGCCGTCTGGGACGAACTCGAGCGCGTCCTGGTCGACGGCGGGATCGCCTGTATCAACGTGGGTGACGCGACCCGATCGGTCGACGGCAGCTTTCGGGTCTACTCGAATCACGCCCGCGTGCTCGAGGCGTTCGAGGAGCGAGGGTTCGACCCCCTCCCGGACGTGCTCTGGCGGAAGCCGGCCAACAGCGCGGCCAAGTTCATGGGCAGCGGGATGATCCCGCCCAACGCCTACGTCACGCTGGAACACGAGTACATCCTGGTGTTTCGCAAGGGAGCGGAGAGCCGCTCGTTCGAGCCGCGGGCCGACCGGCGATACGAGGCCGCCTACTTCTGGGAGGAGCGCAATCGCTGGTTCACCGACGTCTGGACCGACGTCACGGGCGCGCTCCAGTCGATCGAGACGGTCGACGACGAACTCCGGGAACGGTCCGCGGCCTACCCACTCGAGATCCCCTATCGACTGATCTGCATGTACTCGGCGTACGGCGACACCGTCCTCGATCCGTTCTGGGGGACCGGAACGACCACGCTCGCGGCGATGTGTGCCGGCCGGAGCTCGGTCGGCTCCGAACTCGAGGACGCCTTCCTCGAGGTGTTCGACGAGGGCGTCGACGAGGTGCCGGCGCTGTCGCGGTCGATCGGCCGGGCGCGCCTCGAACGCCATCGGGAGTTCGTCGAGCGCCGCCGCGAGGAGGGGTCGGGATTCGAGTACGAGGCGGACTACTACGAGACGCCGGTCGTCACCGCGATGGAACGCGGGATCCAGCTGCGCGAAGTACGCACCGTCGACGAGATCGACGACGGCTACCGCGTCGAGCACGCGCCGCTCACGCTCGAATGA
- a CDS encoding SPW repeat domain-containing protein, with protein MSQTRSADGASVLVERTAGLTAVLGAFVMASTVVFTITGTLGIHNVLVGAVIAVLGAVHALRTSTTRRPTLALAVILAVLGIWVAIAPIVLFDPQRQLVLGINGVSGALIVILSLAGVYGSFQTSDTAAASA; from the coding sequence ATGAGCCAGACACGGTCCGCGGACGGTGCGTCAGTGTTGGTCGAACGAACGGCCGGACTGACGGCGGTACTCGGTGCATTCGTCATGGCGTCGACGGTCGTCTTCACGATCACGGGGACGCTGGGGATTCACAACGTCCTCGTGGGTGCCGTCATCGCCGTCCTCGGAGCCGTCCACGCGCTCCGAACGAGCACGACCCGCAGACCCACGCTCGCCCTCGCGGTGATCCTCGCCGTGCTCGGCATCTGGGTCGCGATCGCACCGATCGTGCTATTTGACCCCCAGCGCCAGCTGGTGCTCGGAATCAACGGCGTCTCCGGTGCGCTCATCGTGATCCTCTCGCTGGCCGGCGTCTACGGGAGCTTCCAGACGTCGGACACCGCGGCAGCGAGCGCGTAA
- a CDS encoding PAS domain S-box protein, producing the protein MVRGLEETETTPVRALAVGTSDWIRTATAGLADESVTVAGAVPDAAALTDDRLDAADCVLTDDRDALAAVDGACPVVYAIDPGANEPIDRIGGDDTDVVAKTTIQEPPLLAHRLRRAVRFTAMERAADRQTAWYQTLLDQSSDLLIVLDRSGEVTYASPAVERVGGFEADEMRGSHMLDYVHPDDARAVRDEFDAVREDEQGATRTVEYTCQHADGSWYVHEAVLMNRLGDGLIDGVVASIRDITEYHRIEQELSESFKRVTDSFYALDAEWRFTYINDRALDMLGFERSDLLGKQILDVFPEMEGTELQSVAIEAMDQQEPQTVETYYDPYDVWVEARIYPSPSGISVYWRDVSERVERERNLTERTERLQTLVENVPVVLFVLDDDGTFTLSDGRGLANLGLDSEEVVGRSFFDLLEDYPEVCTDARTALDGDEVNSRRQLGDRIFETWYRPIVDDDGTVDRVIGVANDITERVQYQEALNALHEATSHLLTVESKAAACEYIVDVATHVLEIDGVVYRFDDQENVLEPAAWSDALESTFGSPPRFRPDDGITWETFVTGEPAVHDDVRDAASVYDESTAARSGLYVPLGEHGVLVALSTTPGEYDDDTVELAQLFATAAEAALDRIGRTRRLHDRERELKRQNRHLERLNEANEMRQDIEQLLLLADTREEIERGVPERLADLEACSMAWIGEPDPSGNTLQSRSRHGLDRGYLDAVTVTTVDKSAAEPAGRAARTEEAIYVENVAESVHDGAWRGEALSRNFQSAYAVPLVYDGFLYGVLSMYGEQRDAFDQWLRATLSELGETIAYAIDAVKRKNALLGDNRTEVELEVAADATLCRLADSLGESVTYEGATTRADGSQIVFVAVDGLIEEPTATIDRIALDGIRGVSTITEHEGETLLQIELTDPFLGSIVDTHGARLREFAADGSGGRAIIDVPDAVEIREVLASINRDGPSVSMVARREQSTNDLSTLGGPARNAMLETFTDRQREVVQTAYHGGFFEWPRRANGEEIAASLDISSPAFHKHVRSAERKLFAALFEGSAAVDVN; encoded by the coding sequence ATGGTTCGCGGCCTCGAGGAGACCGAAACGACCCCGGTACGCGCCCTCGCCGTCGGGACGTCCGACTGGATTCGGACGGCGACGGCGGGGCTCGCGGACGAGTCGGTGACCGTCGCAGGAGCCGTCCCGGACGCGGCGGCGCTCACGGACGACCGACTCGATGCGGCCGACTGCGTCCTGACCGACGACCGGGACGCGCTCGCCGCGGTCGACGGGGCGTGTCCGGTCGTGTACGCGATCGATCCAGGAGCGAACGAACCGATCGATCGAATCGGCGGCGACGACACCGACGTGGTCGCCAAGACGACGATTCAGGAGCCGCCGCTGCTGGCCCACCGGCTTCGGCGGGCGGTTCGGTTCACCGCGATGGAACGAGCGGCGGACCGGCAGACGGCGTGGTATCAGACGTTGCTCGATCAGTCGTCCGACCTCCTGATCGTGCTGGACCGATCGGGGGAGGTCACCTACGCGAGCCCGGCGGTCGAACGGGTCGGCGGATTCGAGGCGGACGAGATGCGCGGAAGCCACATGCTCGACTACGTTCACCCCGACGACGCCCGAGCGGTGCGAGACGAGTTCGACGCCGTTCGGGAGGACGAACAGGGAGCGACGCGGACCGTCGAGTACACGTGCCAACACGCGGACGGCTCCTGGTACGTCCACGAGGCCGTTCTCATGAATCGGCTCGGGGACGGCCTCATCGACGGCGTCGTCGCCTCGATCCGGGACATCACGGAGTATCACCGCATCGAGCAGGAGCTATCCGAGTCGTTCAAACGAGTCACCGACTCGTTCTACGCCCTCGACGCGGAGTGGCGCTTTACGTACATCAACGACCGAGCGCTCGACATGCTCGGGTTCGAACGATCGGACCTGCTCGGAAAGCAGATCCTCGACGTCTTCCCGGAGATGGAGGGAACGGAACTCCAGTCGGTCGCCATCGAGGCGATGGACCAGCAGGAACCCCAGACGGTCGAAACGTACTACGATCCCTACGACGTGTGGGTGGAAGCGCGGATCTACCCCTCTCCCTCCGGCATCTCCGTCTACTGGCGGGACGTGTCCGAACGCGTCGAGCGTGAGCGGAATCTGACCGAGCGGACGGAGCGATTACAGACGCTCGTCGAGAACGTGCCGGTCGTCCTGTTCGTCCTCGACGACGACGGGACCTTCACGCTCTCGGACGGACGGGGCCTCGCGAACCTCGGATTGGACTCCGAGGAGGTCGTCGGTCGGTCGTTTTTCGATCTCCTCGAGGACTACCCCGAGGTCTGTACTGATGCGAGGACGGCGCTCGACGGCGACGAAGTCAACTCGCGCAGACAGCTCGGCGATCGCATCTTCGAAACGTGGTATCGGCCGATCGTGGACGACGACGGAACCGTCGACCGCGTGATCGGGGTCGCGAACGACATCACCGAACGGGTGCAGTATCAGGAGGCGCTGAACGCGCTCCACGAGGCGACCAGTCACCTGCTGACGGTCGAGTCGAAGGCGGCCGCGTGCGAGTACATCGTCGACGTCGCGACGCACGTGCTCGAAATCGACGGCGTCGTCTACCGGTTCGACGACCAGGAGAACGTCCTCGAGCCCGCGGCGTGGTCGGACGCCCTCGAGTCGACGTTCGGGTCGCCGCCGCGGTTCCGGCCCGACGACGGCATCACCTGGGAGACGTTCGTCACCGGCGAGCCCGCCGTCCACGACGACGTCAGGGACGCGGCCAGCGTCTACGACGAGTCGACCGCCGCCCGGAGCGGGCTCTACGTTCCGCTCGGCGAGCACGGCGTGCTCGTCGCCCTGTCGACGACCCCCGGTGAGTACGACGACGACACCGTCGAACTCGCACAGCTGTTCGCGACGGCGGCCGAAGCCGCGCTCGACCGGATCGGTCGGACGCGGCGACTCCACGACCGCGAGCGGGAACTCAAGCGCCAGAATCGCCACCTCGAGCGTCTCAACGAGGCCAACGAGATGCGACAGGATATCGAACAGCTGCTCCTGCTGGCCGATACCCGAGAGGAGATCGAACGCGGCGTTCCCGAGCGGCTGGCCGACCTCGAGGCGTGTTCGATGGCCTGGATCGGCGAGCCCGACCCGAGCGGGAACACGCTCCAGTCGCGATCACGGCACGGGCTCGACCGCGGGTATCTCGATGCGGTGACGGTGACGACGGTCGACAAGTCGGCCGCCGAACCCGCGGGCCGGGCCGCTCGCACGGAGGAGGCGATCTACGTCGAGAACGTCGCGGAGTCGGTCCACGACGGGGCGTGGCGGGGCGAGGCGCTGTCGCGGAACTTCCAGTCAGCGTACGCGGTCCCGCTCGTCTACGACGGGTTCCTCTACGGGGTCCTCTCGATGTACGGCGAACAGCGGGACGCGTTCGACCAGTGGCTCCGAGCGACGCTTTCGGAACTCGGGGAGACGATTGCGTACGCGATCGACGCCGTCAAACGGAAGAACGCGTTGCTGGGCGACAACCGAACCGAAGTCGAACTCGAGGTCGCCGCGGACGCGACGCTGTGCCGGCTGGCCGATTCCCTCGGCGAATCCGTCACCTACGAGGGTGCGACCACGCGCGCCGACGGCTCGCAGATCGTCTTCGTCGCCGTCGACGGACTGATCGAGGAACCGACGGCGACCATCGACCGGATCGCACTCGACGGGATACGCGGCGTTTCGACGATCACCGAACACGAAGGCGAGACGTTACTCCAGATCGAGCTGACCGATCCCTTCCTCGGATCGATCGTCGATACCCACGGTGCACGACTGCGGGAGTTCGCGGCCGACGGGTCTGGCGGTCGTGCGATCATCGACGTCCCGGACGCAGTCGAGATCCGCGAAGTGTTAGCGAGCATCAATCGGGACGGCCCGTCGGTATCGATGGTGGCCCGACGCGAACAGAGCACGAACGACCTGTCGACGCTGGGCGGTCCCGCACGCAACGCGATGCTCGAGACGTTTACCGATCGACAGCGCGAGGTCGTTCAGACGGCCTACCACGGCGGGTTCTTCGAGTGGCCGCGGCGGGCGAACGGCGAGGAGATCGCCGCGTCGCTCGACATCTCCTCGCCCGCGTTTCACAAACACGTCCGCTCCGCCGAGCGAAAGCTCTTCGCGGCGCTGTTCGAGGGGTCCGCCGCCGTCGACGTTAACTGA